In Nostoc sphaeroides, the genomic window GCTCCATCTACCACAAACAGGATTACATCTACCGATTCAATGGCAATTTTGGCATTTTGCACCAAAACTTCCCCCAATTGATGATGGGGCTTATGAATTCCTGGCGTATCTACAAAAATTAATTGCGCCTCTGGTGTAGTTAAAATGCCGCGCAAACGGTTACGTGTTGTTTGCGCTACTGGTGACGTAATGGCAATTTTTTGTCCTACCAATTGATTCATCAACGTAGATTTACCGACATTTGGACGACCAACAATGCCGATAAAACCTGATTTAAATTCAGGAGGAGCCTGTGGGATTGTTACTTCTCCTGGAAAAGAGAAGTTGTAATTATCAATACTAGTCACCTTTGGCTCCACCCTCATATTTTACAGCTGGGATAACTTGGTTTTTTCTTAGACACAAAACAAGCATAAAAACACCCTAGCATTTTCGGGGATTGCTTTTGCTTAGGTTTAATCTACTACTGGCTCTACACTTAACATTTTACAGCTGAGATAACTTTGTTTTGTTTTAGATACAAAAGAAACATAAAATTACTTTGGCATTTATAAGGAGCGCATTTGCTTAGGTTTAATCTGCTGCTAATGTCTTAAGTTTCATCGACTACTAAATATATTTGGATCAAAATGTCAATAAAAAATATGGGAGAACCCAAACGCATAGGAATTCTTACCAGTGGAGGTGATTGTTCTGGCTTAAATGCTGTGATTAGGGCTGTAGTGAATTGTGCTGTGGATACTTACGGCTGGGAGGTTTTGGGAATTCGTCAAGCGACTTTAGGATTAATGGCGCGTCCCCCACAATTCACTAAGTTGGAAGTCGATCAAGTTGACTCGCTGTTAACTGCGGGTGGCACAATGTTGGGGACAACCAATAAAGGCGACCCTTTTGCTTTTCCAATGGTGGATGGGAGTGTAAGCGATCGCTCCGAAGAAATCATTGCAGGTTATCATGAGCTAGGTTTAGATGCTTTGATTGGGATTGGCGGTGATGGTAGTTTGGCAATTTTGCGTCGCCTCGCCCAACAAGGCGGCATTAACTTAGTTGGTATTCCCAAAACCATTGATAACGATATTGGTGTTACTGAACATGCCATCGGTTTTGATACAGCAGTCAATATTGCCACAGAAGCATTAGATCGGTTACATTTTACTGCTGCAAGTCATAGCCGAGTCATGATTTTGGAAGTAATGGGGCGTGATGCCGGACACATAGCAATCGCTGCGGGAATTGCGGGGGGAGCGAATGTAATTTTAATTCCCGAAATTCCTTACACAGTTGAGCATATTTGCCACAAAATTAAAGAACGCCAAGAGAAAGGCAAAAACTATTGTTTGATTATTGTTTCTGAAGCGGTTCGTACCCACGATGGGGAAAATGTGACG contains:
- a CDS encoding ATP-dependent 6-phosphofructokinase, with protein sequence MGEPKRIGILTSGGDCSGLNAVIRAVVNCAVDTYGWEVLGIRQATLGLMARPPQFTKLEVDQVDSLLTAGGTMLGTTNKGDPFAFPMVDGSVSDRSEEIIAGYHELGLDALIGIGGDGSLAILRRLAQQGGINLVGIPKTIDNDIGVTEHAIGFDTAVNIATEALDRLHFTAASHSRVMILEVMGRDAGHIAIAAGIAGGANVILIPEIPYTVEHICHKIKERQEKGKNYCLIIVSEAVRTHDGENVTITNRLGQSRYGGIGEYLADKIIEHIGVETRVTVLGHIQRGGTASPLDRLVATAFGVAAVNLIAEDKYDRMVTWQNRQVLSVPITEAIAQYSAVDPNGTLVKTARGMGIYLGD